In Malus sylvestris chromosome 15, drMalSylv7.2, whole genome shotgun sequence, a single genomic region encodes these proteins:
- the LOC126605314 gene encoding uncharacterized protein LOC126605314, with protein MAENKPSDTASGTKWDNPNHQLYLHHSDQPGAILVPQPLVEDNYSTWRQSMTMALTVKNKIGLVDGSIVEPNGQDPNEWQQWNRCNKLVQTWLLGSMSKDIASSVINCKNARQMWLELQERFSHVNVVQLFNIENEIHDCVQGSMSVGSYFTKLKGLWDERDALCTFPICTCGSVKEVAAYLDTQKTMKFLMGLSDSYASVRSNTLLQDPLPTVNKAYSLVLRHEKQSEVTANKAQAQPDAAVFAVKRSSHETEGEKGELKCTKCNKTNHTAKNCRAHLKCAFCGWKGHTADYCRKKKAAAAEADHGIVISKGNQAAACLTERKEMKFPFTAEECKQILSVLQSKSSSANHVGNSTTHEELSGPTFGDDDWDGN; from the exons ATGGCAGAGAACAAACCATCAGACACGGCTTCGGGAACCAAGTGGGATAATCCCAATCACCAACTATACCTTCATCATTCAGACCAACCCGGTGCTATCCTTGTGCCGCAGCCTTTGGTCGAAGATAATTACAGCACATGGAGACAATCCATGACTATGGCCTTAACGGTCAAAAACAAAATCGGACTCGTGGACGGTTCGATCGTGGAGCCGAATGGACAGGATCCAAATGAATGGCAGCAGTGGAATCGCTGCAATAAATTAGTCCAAACTTGGCTGCTAGGGTCGATGTCGAAAGACATCGCCAGCAGCGTGATTAATTGCAAGAATGCTAGGCAGATGTGGCTGGAATTGCAGGAGAGGTTCTCACATGTGAACGTGGTTCAACTGTTCAATATCGAGAACGAGATTCATGATTGTGTGCAGGGAAGTATGTCTGTGGGATCTTACTTCACGAAATTAAAAGGACTATGGGACGAACGTGATGCTTTGTGCACCTTCCCGATTTGCACCTGTGGATCGGTCAAGGAAGTGGCTGCATACTTGGACACGCAGAAGACCATGAAGTTTCTTATGGGTCTCAGTGACTCATATGCAAGTGTTCGTAGCAACACTTTACTGCAGGATCCTTTACCAACCGTGAACAAAGCATACTCTCTTGTACTACGACATGAAAAACAATCGGAAGTAACAGCGAATAAAGCCCAAGCACAACCAGATGCGGCCGTGTTTGCCGTGAAGAGATCCAGCCATGAAACCGAAGGAGAAAAAGGTGAGTTGAAGTGCACCAAGTGCAACAAAACAAATCACACTGCCAAGAATTGCCGTGCACACCTAAAGTGTGCATTTTGCGGATGGAAGGGTCATACGGCCGACTATTGCCGCAAAAAGAAGGCAGCAGCAGCCGAGGCTGATCATGGTATCGTGATTTCCAAGGGGAACCAAGCAGCAGCTTGTCTGACGGAAAGGAAGGAGATGAAATTCCCATTCACTGCTGAAGAATGCAAACAAATATTGAGTGTGCTGCAAAGCAAGTCTTCCTCCGCTAATCATGTTGGTAATTCCACAACCCATGAAGAACTTTCAG GACCTACGTTCGGGGATGATGATTGGGACGGGAATTGA